A stretch of the Triticum urartu chloroplast, complete genome genome encodes the following:
- the atpA gene encoding ATP synthase CF1 alpha subunit, which produces MATLRVDEIHKILRERIEQYNRKVGIENIGRVVQVGDGIARIIGLGEIMSGELVEFAEGTRGIALNLESKNVGIVLMGDGLMIQEGSFVKATGRIAQIPVSEAYLGRVVNALAKPIDGKGEIIASESRLIESPAPSIISRRSVYEPLQTGLIAIDSMIPIGRGQRELIIGDRQTGKTAVATDTILNQKGQGVICVYVAIGQRASSVAQVVTTFHEEGAMEYTIVVAEMADSPATLQYLAPYTGAALAEYFMYRERHTLIIYDDLSKQAQAYRQMSLLLRRPPGREAYPGDVFYLHSRLLERAAKLNSLLGEGSMTALPIVETQSGDVSAYIPTNVISITDGQIFLSADLFNAGIRPAINVGISVSRVGSAAQIKAMKQVAGKSKLELAQFAELQAFAQFASALDKTSQNQLARGRRLRELLKQSQANPLPVEEQIATIYTGTRGYLDSLEIEQVNKFLDELRKHLKDTKPQFQEIISSSKTFTEQAEILLKEAIQEQLERFSLQ; this is translated from the coding sequence AATGTCAGGTGAATTAGTCGAATTTGCAGAAGGTACTAGGGGTATTGCTCTGAATTTGGAATCCAAAAATGTTGGGATTGTATTAATGGGCGATGGGTTGATGATACAAGAGGGAAGTTTTGTAAAAGCAACAGGAAGAATTGCTCAGATACCCGTGAGTGAGGCTTACTTGGGTCGTGTTGTAAATGCTCTGGCTAAACCTATTGATGGGAAAGGCGAAATTATAGCTTCCGAATCTCGCTTAATTGAATCTCCTGCTCCAAGTATAATTTCCAGGCGTTCCGTATACGAACCTCTTCAAACAGGGCTTATTGCTATCGATTCGATGATCCCTATAGGGCGCGGTCAGCGAGAGTTAATTATTGGGGACAGACAGACTGGCAAAACAGCAGTAGCCACAGATACAATTCTCAATCAAAAAGGGCAAGGTGTAATATGTGTTTATGTAGCTATCGGTCAAAGAGCATCCTCCGTAGCTCAAGTAGTAACTACTTTCCATGAGGAGGGGGCCATGGAATACACTATTGTAGTAGCTGAAATGGCGGATTCACCTGCTACATTACAATACCTCGCTCCTTATACGGGAGCAGCCCTGGCTGAGTATTTTATGTACCGCGAACGGCATACTTTAATAATTTATGATGATCTCTCCAAACAGGCACAAGCTTATCGCCAAATGTCCCTTCTATTAAGAAGACCTCCCGGACGTGAGGCTTATCCAGGGGATGTTTTTTATTTGCATTCACGCCTTTTAGAAAGAGCCGCTAAATTAAATTCTCTTTTAGGCGAAGGAAGTATGACCGCTTTACCAATAGTTGAGACTCAATCTGGAGACGTTTCCGCCTATATTCCTACTAATGTAATCTCCATTACAGATGGACAAATATTCTTATCTGCGGATCTATTCAATGCCGGAATTCGACCCGCTATTAATGTGGGTATTTCTGTTTCCAGAGTAGGATCCGCGGCTCAAATTAAAGCCATGAAACAAGTAGCTGGCAAATCAAAATTGGAACTAGCGCAATTCGCAGAGTTACAAGCCTTTGCACAATTCGCCTCTGCTCTCGATAAAACAAGTCAGAATCAATTGGCAAGGGGTCGACGATTAAGGGAATTGCTTAAACAATCCCAGGCAAATCCTCTCCCAGTGGAAGAGCAGATAGCTACTATTTATACCGGAACAAGAGGATATCTTGATTCGTTAGAAATTGAACAGGTAAATAAATTTCTGGATGAGTTACGTAAACATCTAAAAGATACTAAACCTCAATTCCAAGAAATTATATCTTCTAGCAAGACATTCACCGAGCAAGCGGAAATCCTTTTGAAGGAAGCTATTCAGGAACAGCTGGAACGGTTTTCTCTTCAGTAA
- the rps14 gene encoding ribosomal protein S14, which yields MAKKSLIQREKKRQKLEQKYHLIRQSLKKKIRSKVSPLSLSEKTKMREKLQSLPRNSAPTRLHRRCFLTGRPRANYRHFGLSGHVLREMVYECLLPGATRSSW from the coding sequence ATGGCAAAAAAAAGTTTGATTCAGAGGGAGAAGAAGCGGCAGAAATTAGAACAGAAATATCATTTGATTCGTCAATCTTTAAAAAAAAAGATAAGAAGCAAAGTTTCTCCCTTGAGTTTGAGTGAAAAAACGAAAATGCGAGAAAAATTGCAATCCCTACCGCGTAATAGTGCACCTACACGCCTTCATCGACGTTGTTTTTTGACCGGAAGACCTAGAGCTAACTATCGACATTTTGGGCTATCCGGACACGTACTTCGAGAAATGGTTTATGAATGTTTGTTACCGGGTGCAACAAGATCCAGTTGGTAA
- the psaB gene encoding photosystem I P700 apoprotein A2 — protein sequence MELRFPRFSQGLAQDPTTRRIWFGIATAHDFESHDDITEERLYQNIFASHFGQLAIIFLWTSGNLFHVAWQGNFESWIQDPLHVRPIAHAIWDPHFGQPAVEAFTRGGAAGPVNIAYSGVYQWWYTIGLRTNEDLYTGALFLLFLSTLSLIAGWLHLQPKWKPSLSWFKNAESRLNHHLSGLFGVSSLAWTGHLVHVAIPASRGEYVRWNNFLDVLPYPQGLGPLLTGQWNLYAQNPDSSNHLFGTAQGAGTAILTLLGGFHPQTQSLWLTDMAHHHLAIAFIFLIAGHMYRTNFGIGHSIKDLLEAHTPPGGRLGRGHKGLYDTINNSIHFQLGLALASLGVITSLVAQHMYSLPPYAFIAQDFTTQAALYTHHQYIAGFIMTGAFAHGAIFFIRDYNPEQNEDNVLARMLDHKEAIISHLSWASLFLGFHTLGLYVHNDVMLAFGTPEKQILIEPIFAQWIQSAHGKTTYGFDILLSSTNGPAFNAGRSLWLPGWLNAVNENSNSLFLTIGPGDFLVHHAIALGLHTTTLILVKGALDARGSKLMPDKKDFGYSFPCDGPGRGGTCDISAWDAFYLAVFWMLNTIGWVTFYWHWKHITLWQGNVSQFNESSTYLMGWLRDYLWLNSSQLINGYNPFGMNSLSVWAWMFLFGHLVWATGFMFLISWRGYWQELIETLAWAHERTPLANLIRWRDKPVALSIVQARLVGLAHFSVGYIFTYAAFLIASTSGKFG from the coding sequence ATGGAATTAAGATTTCCCAGGTTTAGCCAAGGCTTAGCTCAGGACCCCACTACTCGTCGTATTTGGTTTGGTATTGCTACCGCACATGATTTCGAAAGTCATGATGATATTACTGAAGAACGTCTTTATCAGAACATTTTTGCTTCTCACTTTGGGCAATTAGCAATAATCTTTCTATGGACGTCCGGAAATCTGTTTCATGTAGCTTGGCAAGGAAATTTTGAATCATGGATACAGGATCCTTTACACGTAAGACCTATTGCTCATGCGATTTGGGATCCTCATTTTGGTCAACCCGCTGTGGAAGCCTTTACTCGAGGAGGTGCTGCTGGTCCAGTGAATATTGCTTATTCTGGAGTTTATCAGTGGTGGTATACAATAGGATTACGCACCAATGAGGATCTTTATACTGGAGCTCTTTTTCTATTATTTCTTTCTACGCTGTCCTTAATAGCGGGTTGGTTACATCTACAACCCAAATGGAAACCAAGCCTTTCGTGGTTCAAAAACGCGGAATCTCGTCTCAATCATCATTTGTCAGGACTTTTCGGGGTAAGTTCTTTGGCTTGGACAGGACATTTAGTTCATGTTGCTATTCCCGCATCCAGGGGGGAGTACGTTCGATGGAATAATTTCTTAGATGTATTACCCTATCCCCAGGGGTTGGGACCCCTTTTGACGGGTCAATGGAATCTTTATGCCCAAAACCCTGATTCGAGTAATCATTTATTTGGTACCGCTCAAGGAGCGGGAACTGCCATTCTAACTCTTCTTGGGGGATTCCATCCACAAACACAAAGTTTGTGGCTGACCGATATGGCTCACCATCATTTAGCTATTGCATTTATTTTTCTCATTGCCGGTCACATGTATCGAACTAACTTCGGAATTGGGCACAGTATTAAAGATCTTTTAGAAGCGCATACTCCTCCGGGGGGTCGATTAGGGCGTGGGCATAAGGGCCTTTATGACACAATCAACAATTCGATTCATTTTCAGTTAGGTCTTGCTCTAGCTTCTTTAGGGGTTATTACTTCCTTAGTAGCTCAACATATGTACTCTTTACCTCCTTATGCATTCATAGCACAAGACTTTACTACTCAAGCTGCTTTATATACTCATCACCAATATATTGCAGGGTTCATCATGACAGGGGCTTTTGCTCATGGAGCTATTTTTTTCATTAGGGATTACAATCCGGAACAGAATGAGGATAATGTATTGGCAAGAATGTTAGACCATAAAGAAGCTATCATATCTCATTTAAGTTGGGCTAGCCTCTTTCTAGGATTCCATACCTTGGGCCTTTATGTTCATAACGACGTCATGCTTGCTTTTGGTACTCCAGAAAAGCAAATCTTGATCGAACCTATATTTGCCCAATGGATACAATCTGCTCATGGCAAGACGACATATGGGTTCGATATACTCTTATCTTCAACGAATGGCCCCGCTTTCAATGCGGGTCGAAGCCTATGGTTGCCCGGATGGTTGAATGCTGTTAATGAGAATAGTAATTCGCTTTTCTTAACAATAGGACCTGGGGATTTCTTGGTTCATCATGCTATTGCTCTAGGTTTGCATACAACTACATTGATTTTAGTAAAGGGCGCTTTAGATGCACGCGGTTCCAAATTAATGCCAGATAAAAAGGATTTTGGATATAGTTTTCCTTGTGACGGCCCAGGGCGCGGCGGTACTTGTGATATTTCTGCTTGGGACGCATTTTATTTGGCAGTTTTCTGGATGTTAAATACCATTGGGTGGGTTACTTTTTATTGGCATTGGAAACATATCACATTATGGCAGGGCAACGTTTCACAATTTAATGAATCCTCCACTTATTTGATGGGATGGTTAAGAGATTACCTATGGTTAAACTCTTCACAACTTATCAATGGATATAATCCTTTTGGGATGAATAGTTTATCGGTATGGGCGTGGATGTTCTTATTTGGACATCTTGTTTGGGCTACTGGATTTATGTTCTTAATTTCCTGGCGGGGGTATTGGCAGGAATTAATTGAGACTTTAGCATGGGCTCATGAACGCACACCTTTAGCTAATTTAATTCGCTGGAGAGATAAGCCCGTGGCTCTTTCCATTGTGCAAGCAAGATTGGTTGGATTAGCTCACTTTTCCGTGGGTTATATATTCACTTATGCAGCTTTCTTGATTGCCTCAACATCAGGCAAGTTTGGTTAA